A region from the Oncorhynchus clarkii lewisi isolate Uvic-CL-2024 chromosome 8, UVic_Ocla_1.0, whole genome shotgun sequence genome encodes:
- the LOC139415017 gene encoding protein arginine methyltransferase NDUFAF7, mitochondrial: MRTVRALQRLRGVLVCPCPPPLFVRSWSVAQSQSFSSSSAEKPMPGNSMLRHLTSKIKATGPISVAEYMREVLTNPVMGYYVQNDMLGPDGDFITSPEISQIFGELLGIWCLSEWMGAGKPSRFQLVEFGPGRGSLANDILRVFSQLRGALGGAAVSVHLVEVSPKLSQVQAQCLTGDQSQVSASEDEPVYRQGTTTTGLPISWYRNLDDVPRGFSIYLAHEFFDALPIHKFQGTEKGWREVMVDIDPDEPGKLRLVIVPAPTLASTQLIQADEKRRHVEVCPEGGVIVQRLANRITEDGGAALIADYGHDGTKMDTFRGFKGHKLHDVLASPGSADLTADVDYSYLRRMAGATVACMGPVSQKDFLKNMGIDTRLQVLLRNCADPSTRAQLIQGYDMLTNPLKMGERFQFFTMLNHSRLTRPEPEQSKGGKKMAPVPKKGPAPLPVAGFSELGLS; this comes from the exons ATGAGGACTGTTCGAGCACTGCAGAGATTAAGAGGAGTCCTTGTCTGCCCTTGTCCACCACCATTATTTG TTAGATCATGGAGCGTGGCACAGAGCCAAAGTTTCTCAAGCAGCTCAGCAGAGAAACCAATGCCAGGAAACTCGATGCTCAGACACCTAACCTCCAAGATCAAAGCCACAGGTCCTATCTCAGTGGCAGAGTACATGAGAGAGGTTCTTACCAACCCAGTCATG GGCTATTATGTGCAGAATGATATGCTTGGGCCAGATGGAGATTTCATCACATCACCAGAAATTAGTCAGATATTTGGGGAG TTGCTGGGGATCTGGTGTTTGAGTGAGTGGATGGGAGCAGGGAAGCCCAGTCGCTTCCAGTTAGTGGAGTTTGGGCCCGGAAGAGGCTCCTTAGCCAATGACATTCTCAGA GTTTTCAGTCAGCTGCGTGGGGCCCTGGGTGGGGCTGCAGTCTCAGTGCACCTGGTGGAGGTGAGTCCTAAGCTGAGCCAGGTCCAGGCCCAGTGTCTAACAGGAGACCAGAGCCAGGTGTCAGCCAGCGAGGATGAGCCTGTGTACCGCCAGGGAACCACCACCACAGGCCTCCCCATCTCCTGGTACCGCAACCTGGATGATGTCCCCAGAG GCTTCAGCATCTACCTCGCTCATGAGTTCTTTGATGCCTTACCCATCCACAAATTCCAG GGAACAGAGAAGGGCTGGAGGGAAGTGATGGTGGATATTGACCCAGATGAGCCAGGTAAGCTGAGGCTTGTCATAGTGCCAGCTCCCACTCTGGCCTCTACTCAACTCATACAG GCAGATGAAAAGAGACGGCACGTGGAGGTCTGCCCGGAGGGAGGGGTCATCGTCCAGCGCCTAGCCAATCGGATCACCGAGGATGGGGGTGCTGCACTGATTGCTGACTACGGGCACGACGGGACCAAGATGGACACGTTCAGA GGTTTTAAAGGTCATAAGCTCCATGATGTCCTAGCCTCGCCCGGCTCTGCTGACCTGACTGCTGATGTGGACTACAGTTACCTGAGGAGGATGGCTGGAGCTACGGTGGCCTGCATGGGCCCTGTCTCTCAGAAAGACTTCCTGAAAAATATGGGAATCGATACACGCTTACAG GTGCTGCTGAGGAACTGTGCAGACCCGTCCACAAGGGCCCAGTTGATCCAGGGCTATGACATGCTGACCAACCCCCTGAAGATGGGCGAGAGGTTCCAGTtcttcaccatgctcaaccaCAGTCGGCTCACCAGGCCCGAGCCTGAGCAGTCCAAGGGGGGGAAGAAGATGGCCCCAGTGCCCAAGAAGGGCCCAGCGCCCCTGCCTGTGGCTGGCTTCAGTGAGCTTGGCCTTTCGTAA
- the LOC139415019 gene encoding CCAAT/enhancer-binding protein zeta isoform X3: MDSIGEDDEEVPELDDDNTDSDEMEVPHTRPGSKKRNASEDLDFSDSLGSKPGKERRKQPCWHLLKSLCICWMKMLVLSLTTLA; the protein is encoded by the exons ATGGACAGCAttggagaggatgatgaggaag TTCCAGAACTTGATGATGATAACACTG ATTCAGATGAGATGGAGGTTCCACACACAAGGCCAGGTTCTAAAAAGAGGAATGCATCAGAGGATCTTGACTTCAGTGATTCTTTAG GTTCCAAACcagggaaggaaaggaggaaaCAGCCATGTTGGCATCTGCTGAAGAG ttTGTGTATATGTTGGATGAAAATGCTGGTTCTAAGTTTGACAACATTGGCATGA
- the LOC139415019 gene encoding CCAAT/enhancer-binding protein zeta isoform X2, giving the protein MLASNLPCLTDSDLDDDLAGDLDEEVSLGSLDEDFGDELGEEGGAFMDSIGEDDEEDSDEMEVPHTRPGSKKRNASEDLDFSDSLGSKPGKERRKQPCWHLLKSLCICWMKMLVLSLTTLA; this is encoded by the exons atgctagctagcaacttgccTTGCCTTACTGATTCAGACCTGGATGATGACTTGGCTGGTGATCTGGATGAGGAGGTGTCCCTAGGCAGTTTGGATGAGGACTTTGGAGATGAacttggggaggagggaggggcctTCATGGACAGCAttggagaggatgatgaggaag ATTCAGATGAGATGGAGGTTCCACACACAAGGCCAGGTTCTAAAAAGAGGAATGCATCAGAGGATCTTGACTTCAGTGATTCTTTAG GTTCCAAACcagggaaggaaaggaggaaaCAGCCATGTTGGCATCTGCTGAAGAG ttTGTGTATATGTTGGATGAAAATGCTGGTTCTAAGTTTGACAACATTGGCATGA
- the LOC139415019 gene encoding CCAAT/enhancer-binding protein zeta isoform X1, producing the protein MLASNLPCLTDSDLDDDLAGDLDEEVSLGSLDEDFGDELGEEGGAFMDSIGEDDEEVPELDDDNTDSDEMEVPHTRPGSKKRNASEDLDFSDSLGSKPGKERRKQPCWHLLKSLCICWMKMLVLSLTTLA; encoded by the exons atgctagctagcaacttgccTTGCCTTACTGATTCAGACCTGGATGATGACTTGGCTGGTGATCTGGATGAGGAGGTGTCCCTAGGCAGTTTGGATGAGGACTTTGGAGATGAacttggggaggagggaggggcctTCATGGACAGCAttggagaggatgatgaggaag TTCCAGAACTTGATGATGATAACACTG ATTCAGATGAGATGGAGGTTCCACACACAAGGCCAGGTTCTAAAAAGAGGAATGCATCAGAGGATCTTGACTTCAGTGATTCTTTAG GTTCCAAACcagggaaggaaaggaggaaaCAGCCATGTTGGCATCTGCTGAAGAG ttTGTGTATATGTTGGATGAAAATGCTGGTTCTAAGTTTGACAACATTGGCATGA